In Piliocolobus tephrosceles isolate RC106 chromosome 5, ASM277652v3, whole genome shotgun sequence, a single genomic region encodes these proteins:
- the LOC111543166 gene encoding uncharacterized protein LOC111543166 — protein MSYSGGHVISIALTNEGFSDRILKMGGVSWGKELTKRKTLPRKVACQSSQCMGAGGKRAAGVCISSLKLLKLLIRKHRTSLTSQVNFCKIDSSLGALYGINKMFQTSKHSIRHCRNDNEVKAHSDGGGEKAGHHRTWLGSKVVCAGLC, from the exons ATGTCCTACTCAGGAGGACATGTGATCTCAATAGCACTCACAAATGAAGGCTTTTCAGACAGGATATTGAAGATG GGAGGTGTGAGCTGGGGGAAAGAGCTGACTAAGAGGAAGACACTCCCCAGAAAGGTGGCCTGCCAGTCTTCACAATGTATGGGAGCAGGTGGGAAAAGAG CTGCAGGTGTTTGCATTTCATCACTGAAATTGTTGAAACTGCTGATCAGGAAACACAGAACAAGTTTAACCAGCCAAGTCAATTTCTGCAAGATAGACTCCAGCTTGGGGGCTCTGTATGGAATAAATAAGATGTTCCAGACATCAAAGCACTCAATAAGGCACTGTAGAAATGACAATGAGGTAAAAGCCcacagtgatggtggtggtgagaaAGCAGGGCACCACAGAACATGGCTTGGTTCTAAAGTGGTCTGTGCAGGGTTATGTTGA